One Ricinus communis isolate WT05 ecotype wild-type chromosome 7, ASM1957865v1, whole genome shotgun sequence genomic region harbors:
- the LOC8274245 gene encoding phospholipase A(1) LCAT3 isoform X1, whose translation MLGDFCICPCFGNHNTDDTEPDRDPVLLVSGIGGCILNSKKKNLGFEFETRVWVRILLADYEFKKKIWSLYNPKTGYTEVLDESTELVVPDDDYGLYAIDILDPSLFVKVLHLTEIYHFHDMIDMLLKCGYKKGTTLFGYGYDFRQSNRIGKSMEGLKAKLETAYEASGQRKVNIISHSMGGLLVLCFMSLYTDVVSKFVNKWISIACPFQGAPGCINDSLLTGLQFVEGFESYFFVSRWTMHQLLVECPSIYEMLANPDFKWESQPQIQVWRKQSDSDEASVKLESYGPQDSITLFQEALRNNELNYDGNKISLPFNFHILKWAAGTRQILNDAQLPKGVSFYNIFGTSNDTPFNVRYGTEKSPIEDLSEVCHTLPQYSYVDGDGTVPAESAKADGFEAVERVGVAASHRGLLHDKTVFALVRKWLGVAQEQTKLSRTSRVMDVSSVSHVQA comes from the exons ATGCTGGGTGACTTCTGTATCTGCCCCTGTTTTGGAAATCATAACACGGACGATACAGAACCTGATCGTGATCCGGTCCTACTAGTTTCCGGAATTGGAGGGTGCATTCTCAATTCCAAGAAGAAGAATCTCGGGTTTGAATTTGAGACCCGGGTTTGGGTACGGATTCTTTTGGCTGATTATGAGTTCAAGAAGAAAATTTGGTCTTTATATAATCCCAAAACAG GTTATACAGAAGTATTGGACGAAAGCACTGAACTCGTGGTCCCTGATGATGATTATGGGCTGTATGCAATTGACATTTTAGATCCGTCGTTG TTTGTTAAAGTGTTACATTTGACAGAGATATATCATTTCCATGATATGATTGACATGCTTTTAAAATGTGGATATAAGAAGGGAACCACATTGTTTGGATATGGCTATGATTTCCGGCAAAGTAATCG AATTGGCAAATCAATGGAAGGTCTTAAGGCAAAGCTTGAAACTGCTTATGAAGCTTCTGGGCAGAGAAAAGTTAACATAATATCACATTCAATGGGGGGACTGTTGGTGTTATGTTTCATGTCACTTTATACAGAT GTGGTTTCAAAGTTTGTGAACAAGTGGATCTCCATTGCATGCCCTTTCCAAG GTGCACCAGGATGCATCAATGATTCCCTGTTAACTGGATTACAATTTGTCGAAGGGTTCGAGAGCTACTTTTTTGTTTCTAGGTGGACAATGCACCAGCTG CTTGTTGAATGCCCATCAATCTATGAAAtgttggcaaatccagatttcAAGTGGGAAAGCCAACCACAAATTCAAGTTTGGCGCAAGCAATCAGATAGTGACGAGGCTTCTGTCAAGTTGGAGTCTTATGGTCCCCAAGACAGTATCACTTTATTTCAAGAAGCATTAAGGAATAATGAG CTAAATTACGAtggaaataaaatatctttaccCTTCAACTTTCACATCCTCAAATGGGCTGCTGGAACTCGCCAAATACTCAATGATGCACAACTGCCGAAAGGGGTTTctttctataatatttttgggACATCAAATGATACACCTTTTAATGTTCG ATATGGTACGGAAAAATCTCCAATTGAGGATTTGTCTGAAGTCTGCCATACTTTG CCCCAGTATTCTTATGTGGATGGAGATGGGACTGTTCCAGCAGAATCAGCCAAG GCGGATGGATTCGAGGCAGTTGAAAGAGTAGGAGTTGCAGCTAGCCACCGTGGGCTGCTACATGACAAGACAGTATTTGCACTTGTTCGGAAATGGTTGGGAGTTGCGCAGGAGCAAACTAAGCTTTCAAGAACATCTAGAGTAATGGATGTTTCTTCAGTTTCACACGTCCAAGCGTGA
- the LOC8274245 gene encoding phospholipase A(1) LCAT3 isoform X2 — MLGDFCICPCFGNHNTDDTEPDRDPVLLVSGIGGCILNSKKKNLGFEFETRVWVRILLADYEFKKKIWSLYNPKTGYTEVLDESTELVVPDDDYGLYAIDILDPSLFVKVLHLTEIYHFHDMIDMLLKCGYKKGTTLFGYGYDFRQSNRIGKSMEGLKAKLETAYEASGQRKVNIISHSMGGLLVLCFMSLYTDVVSKFVNKWISIACPFQGAPGCINDSLLTGLQFVEGFESYFFVSRWTMHQLLVECPSIYEMLANPDFKWESQPQIQVWRKQSDSDEASVKLESYGPQDSITLFQEALRNNELNYDGNKISLPFNFHILKWAAGTRQILNDAQLPKGVSFYNIFGTSNDTPFNVRPSILMWMEMGLFQQNQPRRMDSRQLKE; from the exons ATGCTGGGTGACTTCTGTATCTGCCCCTGTTTTGGAAATCATAACACGGACGATACAGAACCTGATCGTGATCCGGTCCTACTAGTTTCCGGAATTGGAGGGTGCATTCTCAATTCCAAGAAGAAGAATCTCGGGTTTGAATTTGAGACCCGGGTTTGGGTACGGATTCTTTTGGCTGATTATGAGTTCAAGAAGAAAATTTGGTCTTTATATAATCCCAAAACAG GTTATACAGAAGTATTGGACGAAAGCACTGAACTCGTGGTCCCTGATGATGATTATGGGCTGTATGCAATTGACATTTTAGATCCGTCGTTG TTTGTTAAAGTGTTACATTTGACAGAGATATATCATTTCCATGATATGATTGACATGCTTTTAAAATGTGGATATAAGAAGGGAACCACATTGTTTGGATATGGCTATGATTTCCGGCAAAGTAATCG AATTGGCAAATCAATGGAAGGTCTTAAGGCAAAGCTTGAAACTGCTTATGAAGCTTCTGGGCAGAGAAAAGTTAACATAATATCACATTCAATGGGGGGACTGTTGGTGTTATGTTTCATGTCACTTTATACAGAT GTGGTTTCAAAGTTTGTGAACAAGTGGATCTCCATTGCATGCCCTTTCCAAG GTGCACCAGGATGCATCAATGATTCCCTGTTAACTGGATTACAATTTGTCGAAGGGTTCGAGAGCTACTTTTTTGTTTCTAGGTGGACAATGCACCAGCTG CTTGTTGAATGCCCATCAATCTATGAAAtgttggcaaatccagatttcAAGTGGGAAAGCCAACCACAAATTCAAGTTTGGCGCAAGCAATCAGATAGTGACGAGGCTTCTGTCAAGTTGGAGTCTTATGGTCCCCAAGACAGTATCACTTTATTTCAAGAAGCATTAAGGAATAATGAG CTAAATTACGAtggaaataaaatatctttaccCTTCAACTTTCACATCCTCAAATGGGCTGCTGGAACTCGCCAAATACTCAATGATGCACAACTGCCGAAAGGGGTTTctttctataatatttttgggACATCAAATGATACACCTTTTAATGTTCG CCCCAGTATTCTTATGTGGATGGAGATGGGACTGTTCCAGCAGAATCAGCCAAG GCGGATGGATTCGAGGCAGTTGAAAGAGTAG